The sequence below is a genomic window from Streptomyces sp. B21-105.
GAGCGACGCCGCGTTCCGCCTGATCCCCCTCATCGAAGCCGGCCGGGACGCCACGTGGCCGTGGACAACGGGAACGACGGGGACGACGGGAACGCTCTGACTTCGTGGTCCCCGTCTTCGCCGTCCTCCACGTCGCCGACCTGCGCCTTCTGCCGCACTGTCTGCCGCGTCCTCGCAACGGCGCCCCGTCTCAGGCGTCCCGTCGCCGTATCCGCCAAGCCCCGGCCGCGACCGCCGTCGCCGTCCACAGGGCGGTCACCCCGAGTCCCTGCCACGGACCCGGCGCACCGTCCGTCGCCGAGTGCAACACCGCTTGGCCGGCCCGGTCGGGCAGGAAGTCGGCGACGGTGCCGGACAGGTCGCCGATGACGAAGGACACGATCAGCAGGGAGGGCAGGAGAAGGGCGAGCGCCGCTGTTCCGCTGCGCAGGACGGCCGTCAGGCCCGCGGCGAACAGAGCCATGAGGGTGAGGTAGACGGCGCAGCCGAGCACACCGCGCAGGCATGCCGCCCGGCTCAGCTCGTTCGCCTTGTCTCCCAACATCGCGCTGCCCACGGCGAGGGTGACGAGGCCGGTGACCAGGCCCACGGCGAGGACCGGCAGGGCGATCGCGGTCAGCTTGGCGGCGAACCAGCGGCCGCGGTGCGGCACTGCGGCCAGTGACATCCGCAGTGCCCCGTCGCGGAACTCGTCGGCCACGGCCGTGGTCCCGAAGGCGATGGCGGCGATCTGTCCGAAGGTCACGCCGAAGAACACGGAGCGGAGCGGGTCGGCGTCGTCGCCGTCGGTGTCGAGTCCGGCGAGGGCCGAGAAGACCACCGTGGCGGCCACGGTCGCGCACAACGCGCCGATCAGCGACCGCAGCGTACGGATCTTGATCCACTCGGCGTGGAGAGCGGGTGTGAACGCCATGGTCATGCCTCCCGGGCCGGGGCCGCGAACTCGGTGTGCGCGGCGGTCAGATCGAGGTAGGCCTCCTCCAGCGTGCCGTCCTCCGCGGTCAGTTCGAGCAGAGCCACCCCCGCGCCGGAGAGCAGGGGGCCGATGTCGTCCACACGGGCGTGGTGCACGGTCCAGTGCCCGTCCGCGTGTCGCAGGGCATCGTGACCGTGCCGGGCGAGGACGTCGCGCAGGGCGTCGGGCGTCGTCGTGCGCAGGCGTACCCGTGGCTGCACGCGCGCGTCGATGAAGTCCCGCAGGGGGGTGTCCGCCAGCAGTCGGCCGTTGCCGAGGACGACGAGATGGTCGGCGAAGGACGCCGTCTCGTTCATGAGGTGGCTGGAGACCAACACGGTGCGGCCCTCCCCGGCCAAGCGGCGCAGCAAGTCCCGTATCCAGACGATGCCTTCGGGGTCGAGGCCGTTGGACGGCTCGTCGAGCAGCACCACTTCGGGGTCGCCGAGGAGGGCTGCGGCGATCCCGAGTCGCTGGCGCATCCCCAGCGAGTACATCCTCACGCGGCGTCGCGCGGCCGCAGCGAGCCCGGTCTCGTCCAGCACCGCCTCGACACGGCGGGCGGGGATGCGGTTGCTCGCCGCGAGGACACGCAGATGGTCCCGTCCGGTGCGAGCGCCGTGCGCCGCCCCGGCATCGAGAAGCGCTCCGACGTGACGCAGGGGTTCCACCAGGGCCGTGTACGCCCGGCCGCCGATCGTGGCCGTGCCGGAGGTGGGCCGGTCGAGGCCGAGGACAAGGCGCAGCGTGGTGGACTTGCCTGCGCCGTTGGGTCCGAGGAAGCCCGTGACGCGGCCTGCCCGGACGCTGAAGGTGAGGTGGTCCACGGCCCGCCGGACGCCGTACTCCTTGGTGAGTCGGTGGACGTCGATACTGGTCATGGCACGACTCTCGCCGGGCCAAGGGCGTCGGGCCTCCCCTCTCCGGGGAGAGGATCTCCCCCAGGCGGGGGAGGCCGTCGTCTCTGCCGACTGCCACGATGTCCCCATGGGCCGCTACCTGCGCCCGCTGCTGCGGGGGACGACATACACGCGACTTCTGCACCTGTGGGTGCCGATGTTCCTCGTCAGCTTCTGGATGTTCATCGATCCGTCACGGCCGTGGGCGCCGGCGGTGTTCCTCGTCCCGCTCGGGCTGATCCCGGCGGTGCGCACGGGTGAGGGAGCGCAGGCCCGCCTGCTGCTTGTGCCCGCCGACGCGCAGCCGGGTTTCTCGGTGGCGCCGTCGGCGACCTGGCGCGACCGGCTGCGTACGGTGGTGTGGCTGGAAGCGCGGATGGCGCTGGGCGCCGCGGCGATGTTCGCATGCGTCTGGTTGCCCACTCTCGTCTATGACCTGGTGATGCGTGCGGGCGGCCGCTCGTCGGCCGAGGTGCCCCTGCTCTCCGGCACGGCGACCGGCTGGTGGCTCGCCCTGCTCGTCCCCCTGCCTCTGATCGCCCTGTACGGCGTCGTGGTGGGCTTGGGCGAGCTGGCCACGGTGGTGGCACGCGGACTGCTGGGGCCGTCGGCCGCCGAGCGGCTGGCCGCTTTGGAGGAACGCACCGAGCAACTGCTGGAGCGCAACCGCATCGCCCGCGAGCTGCATGACTCCATCGGTCACGCGTTGACGGTGGCGGTGGTGCAGGCGGGCGCGGCCCGGACCGCGGGCGATCCCTCGTTCACCGACCACGCCTTGGCGGCCATCGAGGAGACCGGCCGGTCGGCTCTGACGGATCTGGAGCGGGTGTTGGGCGTGCTGCGGGAGCCCCGGCGTCCGGCGAGCGGCAGGCCCACCCTGAGCGAGGCCCACCGGCTGCTGGACTCGGCGAGGGCGTCCGGGGCGCAGATCGACGCGAAGGTGACCGGCCCCGTGGAGGCGGTGCCGGGGCTGGTGTCCCGTGAGGGCTACCGCATCCTCCAGGAGGCCCTGACCAATGTGCTGCGGCACGCGGGAGCCGTCCCGGTCGCCGTCCGCGTCGACGTCGGCGGTGGACTCCTCAGGCTGGAGGTCCGCAATCCCCTGACGGCGATCACACCCGGCGGCCCGGGGTCAGGCAGCGGACTGCGCGGCATGCGCGAGCGGGCGGCGCTGCTGGGCGGACGCGCCTCTACCGGACCTGCCGCGGGCGAGTGGCGGATCCGGGCGGAACTGCCGCTGAGTTGACTTACGCTGGCCGGATGCCGGTCACTGTTCTCCTCGTCGACGACGA
It includes:
- a CDS encoding ABC transporter permease; this translates as MAFTPALHAEWIKIRTLRSLIGALCATVAATVVFSALAGLDTDGDDADPLRSVFFGVTFGQIAAIAFGTTAVADEFRDGALRMSLAAVPHRGRWFAAKLTAIALPVLAVGLVTGLVTLAVGSAMLGDKANELSRAACLRGVLGCAVYLTLMALFAAGLTAVLRSGTAALALLLPSLLIVSFVIGDLSGTVADFLPDRAGQAVLHSATDGAPGPWQGLGVTALWTATAVAAGAWRIRRRDA
- a CDS encoding ATP-binding cassette domain-containing protein encodes the protein MTSIDVHRLTKEYGVRRAVDHLTFSVRAGRVTGFLGPNGAGKSTTLRLVLGLDRPTSGTATIGGRAYTALVEPLRHVGALLDAGAAHGARTGRDHLRVLAASNRIPARRVEAVLDETGLAAAARRRVRMYSLGMRQRLGIAAALLGDPEVVLLDEPSNGLDPEGIVWIRDLLRRLAGEGRTVLVSSHLMNETASFADHLVVLGNGRLLADTPLRDFIDARVQPRVRLRTTTPDALRDVLARHGHDALRHADGHWTVHHARVDDIGPLLSGAGVALLELTAEDGTLEEAYLDLTAAHTEFAAPAREA
- a CDS encoding sensor histidine kinase, whose product is MGRYLRPLLRGTTYTRLLHLWVPMFLVSFWMFIDPSRPWAPAVFLVPLGLIPAVRTGEGAQARLLLVPADAQPGFSVAPSATWRDRLRTVVWLEARMALGAAAMFACVWLPTLVYDLVMRAGGRSSAEVPLLSGTATGWWLALLVPLPLIALYGVVVGLGELATVVARGLLGPSAAERLAALEERTEQLLERNRIARELHDSIGHALTVAVVQAGAARTAGDPSFTDHALAAIEETGRSALTDLERVLGVLREPRRPASGRPTLSEAHRLLDSARASGAQIDAKVTGPVEAVPGLVSREGYRILQEALTNVLRHAGAVPVAVRVDVGGGLLRLEVRNPLTAITPGGPGSGSGLRGMRERAALLGGRASTGPAAGEWRIRAELPLS